A region of Paenibacillus thiaminolyticus DNA encodes the following proteins:
- a CDS encoding response regulator transcription factor, producing the protein MTKILILEDEESIRSFIVINLKRNGFDVVEAANGNDAYQILVNDNTIDIALLDVMVPGIDGFEVCRRVRQFNERMGIIFLTAKVQEQDKVYALSVGADDHVSKPFSPTELVARIQSLLRRVNAYQQPSQKVVYHSGPFTLDLIAKRFTKHNQSIDLTPTEFSLVQFFMEKEDMTLSRDVLLDYVWGKDYMGDPKIVDVNIRRLRQKIEDEPSSPKYLETVWGHGYKWKGSSSC; encoded by the coding sequence ATGACGAAGATACTCATTCTGGAAGATGAAGAATCCATTCGCAGCTTTATTGTCATCAACCTGAAGCGCAACGGATTCGATGTGGTGGAGGCCGCCAACGGCAACGATGCCTATCAGATCCTAGTTAACGACAATACGATTGATATTGCGCTGCTCGACGTGATGGTTCCGGGCATTGACGGCTTCGAGGTATGCCGCCGTGTCCGCCAGTTCAATGAGCGGATGGGCATTATTTTCCTCACAGCCAAGGTTCAGGAGCAGGATAAGGTATACGCGTTGTCGGTCGGTGCCGACGATCATGTGAGCAAGCCGTTCAGTCCGACGGAGCTGGTGGCCCGCATTCAGTCTCTTCTGCGCCGGGTCAACGCCTATCAGCAGCCATCACAGAAAGTCGTCTATCATTCGGGGCCGTTCACGCTCGATCTGATCGCGAAGCGGTTCACGAAGCATAACCAATCAATTGATTTGACTCCGACGGAGTTCTCGCTGGTTCAGTTCTTCATGGAGAAGGAAGATATGACATTAAGCCGCGATGTGCTGCTTGATTATGTATGGGGCAAAGATTATATGGGCGATCCGAAGATTGTCGATGTTAATATCCGCCGCCTGCGGCAAAAAATCGAGGATGAACCTTCGTCGCCGAAATATTTAGAAACAGTCTGGGGACATGGATATAAATGGAAAGGCTCCTCTTCATGCTAA
- a CDS encoding ArsR/SmtB family transcription factor, with amino-acid sequence MTYHVRIDYSSVYELIGSFMLFVHRKWIRNVENGMEWARSIEQQLPPQWNAYSEKIRKHSLSDFDMLYALALERNHNDIPSYLEQLEQLTPAEWDRVGLENGLRLGSFRLERCLELYVPALRFWYEHYIRHSLPEWEPILLHDAEEKRRLLDKIKPQDLIELATNGVVIPEHESLDEVILAPMWHYRPINNNCTFRSRILILYPVDKPEPDLMVPSHNLRRMTEALADEKRLRILRLVGQKPYTFEEIQEYIPLSTGALKHHLAVLRSAGYIRTYWNGKVQRISLRPEGLADLSAFLEAYIHS; translated from the coding sequence ATGACCTACCATGTTCGTATCGACTATTCATCGGTATATGAACTTATTGGAAGCTTTATGTTGTTCGTTCACCGCAAGTGGATCCGCAACGTAGAGAACGGAATGGAATGGGCGCGCAGCATCGAGCAGCAGCTCCCTCCGCAGTGGAATGCGTACAGCGAGAAGATCCGGAAGCATTCGTTAAGCGACTTCGACATGCTCTACGCGCTGGCGCTGGAGCGGAATCATAACGATATTCCTTCCTATCTCGAGCAACTGGAGCAGCTGACTCCGGCCGAATGGGACCGAGTCGGTCTGGAGAACGGCCTGCGCCTGGGCTCCTTCCGGCTGGAACGCTGCCTGGAGCTATATGTACCGGCGCTCCGGTTCTGGTATGAACACTATATCCGTCACTCACTTCCGGAATGGGAACCGATCCTTCTGCATGACGCGGAAGAGAAGCGGCGGTTATTGGACAAAATAAAGCCGCAGGATCTCATCGAGCTGGCCACGAACGGCGTCGTCATTCCGGAGCACGAGTCGCTTGACGAAGTGATTCTTGCCCCGATGTGGCACTATCGCCCGATTAATAACAACTGTACGTTCCGTAGCCGGATTCTCATCCTGTACCCGGTGGACAAGCCGGAACCGGATCTGATGGTCCCGTCGCACAACCTGCGCCGCATGACCGAAGCATTGGCCGACGAGAAGCGGCTGCGCATCTTGCGGCTGGTCGGCCAGAAGCCGTATACGTTCGAGGAAATCCAGGAATACATTCCGCTGTCGACGGGAGCGCTCAAGCATCATCTGGCGGTCCTGCGCTCCGCAGGCTATATCCGGACGTACTGGAACGGCAAAGTGCAGCGCATCTCGCTACGCCCGGAAGGGCTGGCGGATTTATCCGCTTTTCTCGAAGCCTACATACATTCATGA
- a CDS encoding HAD family hydrolase, producing the protein MTVMPRQTILFDLDDTLVHCNKYFDIVIQQFLDSMMTWFAPWKLPAEDIRAVQVRIDIAGVQDNGFHSEHFPRSFIQTYEHFCTLTGRAPAADESELLWKLGMSVYEFEIEPYPGMIDTLDRLRDDGHELFLYTGGEPVIQGRKIEQMKLSDYFGDRIFIRRHKTADALSSIVQEQGFRTESTWMIGNSLRTDVIPALLSGLNAIYLKQANEWAFNIVDIDAEPNGAFETIQQLTDVPRVIRNWILTLR; encoded by the coding sequence ATGACCGTAATGCCGAGACAGACAATATTATTCGATCTGGACGATACGCTCGTCCATTGCAACAAATATTTTGACATCGTCATTCAACAATTTCTCGATTCGATGATGACGTGGTTCGCCCCGTGGAAGCTGCCGGCCGAGGACATTCGCGCCGTGCAGGTCCGAATCGATATCGCCGGCGTGCAGGACAACGGCTTTCATAGCGAGCACTTCCCGCGCTCGTTCATCCAAACTTACGAGCACTTCTGCACACTGACCGGCCGCGCCCCGGCCGCCGACGAGTCCGAGCTGCTCTGGAAGCTCGGAATGAGCGTCTACGAGTTCGAGATCGAGCCTTATCCCGGCATGATCGATACGCTTGACCGGCTGCGGGATGACGGACATGAGCTCTTCCTGTATACCGGCGGGGAACCCGTCATACAAGGGCGCAAAATTGAGCAAATGAAGCTGTCGGACTACTTCGGAGATCGGATATTCATCCGCCGGCACAAGACAGCGGATGCATTGTCCTCCATTGTGCAGGAACAGGGCTTCCGGACGGAGAGCACCTGGATGATCGGCAATTCACTGCGTACTGACGTGATTCCCGCCCTGCTGTCCGGCCTGAATGCGATCTACTTGAAGCAGGCGAACGAATGGGCATTTAACATCGTCGACATCGATGCCGAGCCGAATGGCGCCTTCGAGACGATCCAGCAGCTAACCGACGTGCCTCGCGTCATTCGCAACTGGATATTGACCCTGCGGTAA
- a CDS encoding amino acid ABC transporter permease — MLDWLSMLWDYKWDYLSGAQITVLLSLVAVLAGFVLGIIIVLMRIGPFKPLNWFAVVYIELLRGTPLLVQLFIIHFGLAQFGIEFSKFTSGAIAVSINSSAYLAEIFRSGIQAVDKGQAEAARSLGMSKGMTMRYIILPQAFRTVIPAIGNEFVTIIKESSIVSLIGIADIMFQTDIIRSKTYTAMGPLLGAAMMYLVLTIPLSKAIGLLERKLKNDRNS, encoded by the coding sequence TTGTTGGACTGGCTCTCTATGCTATGGGACTATAAATGGGATTATTTGTCCGGAGCCCAAATTACGGTGCTGCTATCGCTGGTGGCGGTGCTCGCCGGCTTCGTGCTTGGCATAATTATTGTATTGATGCGGATCGGGCCGTTCAAGCCGTTGAACTGGTTCGCAGTCGTCTATATTGAGCTTCTTCGCGGCACTCCGCTGCTGGTGCAATTGTTTATTATTCATTTCGGACTGGCTCAGTTCGGCATCGAATTCAGCAAGTTCACTTCCGGCGCAATTGCCGTATCGATTAACAGCTCGGCTTACTTGGCGGAAATTTTCCGATCGGGTATTCAGGCGGTCGATAAGGGGCAGGCGGAAGCCGCACGTTCGCTTGGCATGTCCAAGGGCATGACGATGAGATATATTATTTTACCGCAGGCATTCCGTACGGTTATTCCCGCAATTGGGAACGAGTTCGTCACCATTATCAAGGAGAGCTCGATTGTCAGTCTGATCGGAATCGCGGACATTATGTTCCAGACGGATATTATCCGCAGCAAGACGTATACGGCTATGGGGCCGTTACTTGGAGCGGCCATGATGTACCTCGTGCTGACGATTCCGCTGTCGAAGGCAATCGGTCTGCTGGAAAGGAAGTTGAAGAATGATCGAAATTCGTGA
- a CDS encoding ATP-binding protein, with the protein MLRTIHRQMMVRIFVTVIAALAVISFFSHRAVQSIIQRNMTENYLNQVKLAANEVDSALLHHKKSVETFSRIIRELYRLSDDVSSDVRSATRLFAGSPNQFVNGYWFTAQSTYRNQGQYFVWYGYDENGMPLQIKSGQELDASSHVYESDSRFDYYHGAAKSGGTHITAPFIDPFTHQPLLSISTPVYDQEGLLVGVAGIDIHYNDLQQVGSSLSFHPDSKTLLVTRDGDLLYDPDEQHSIFANLYRDFDEDLIPIFEQVKKDIDQTAETSSMTRYQDRKMIVYTVGLKETDWIAMIMLPATVIDSVLYHVTWVTFCTFTLAAVVVALLLHMWIRRLIHRPLRSLVDASSRLAKGDYNVRVEHDQHNEFRLLGEHMNRVTDSLHKQVQLEQELKRMGALKVVGEMAAAISHEIRNPLTTVKGFLQLLRSKPEHVKEHVYFDTMMEEIERANSIITEYLTLAQHKVVEFRKQSLNDVISHIYPLVQASATTDCQEIRLELNPVPDFEMDEKEIRQLLHNLIRNGLEAMEANQTLTVRTWHDDHAIHLEVEDEGPGFDATVLQSAGTPFLTTKAGGTGLGLSICFRIVDRHQGSMEISSDPGKTLIHIRFPLIPEISDPAP; encoded by the coding sequence ATGTTACGGACGATCCACCGGCAGATGATGGTCCGCATCTTTGTGACCGTTATTGCCGCACTTGCTGTCATTTCATTTTTCTCCCACCGAGCGGTACAATCGATCATTCAGCGGAATATGACAGAGAATTATTTGAATCAGGTGAAGCTGGCTGCGAATGAGGTGGATTCGGCACTCCTTCATCACAAGAAATCGGTGGAAACGTTTTCTCGCATTATCCGCGAGCTTTACCGGCTGTCGGATGACGTGTCTTCCGACGTCAGGAGCGCGACGAGGCTCTTCGCAGGAAGTCCCAACCAATTCGTCAATGGCTATTGGTTCACAGCACAGTCGACCTATCGTAACCAGGGACAGTACTTCGTCTGGTATGGTTATGATGAGAATGGAATGCCTCTCCAAATAAAGAGCGGTCAGGAGTTAGATGCATCGTCGCACGTCTATGAGAGCGATTCGCGCTTCGATTACTATCATGGGGCCGCGAAGAGCGGCGGTACGCATATTACCGCCCCTTTTATTGATCCGTTTACACATCAGCCCCTGCTGTCTATCAGTACGCCGGTCTACGATCAGGAGGGGCTGCTGGTGGGTGTGGCCGGCATCGATATCCATTACAATGATTTGCAGCAGGTCGGATCTAGCCTCAGCTTCCATCCGGACAGCAAGACCTTGCTCGTTACGAGAGACGGAGATCTGCTCTATGACCCGGACGAACAGCATAGCATCTTCGCCAATCTGTACCGGGATTTCGATGAAGATCTGATTCCAATATTCGAGCAGGTCAAAAAAGATATCGATCAGACCGCCGAGACGTCATCGATGACAAGGTATCAGGATCGTAAAATGATCGTGTATACAGTTGGCTTGAAAGAGACGGACTGGATTGCGATGATTATGCTCCCGGCAACGGTTATCGACTCCGTTCTTTATCACGTCACTTGGGTGACGTTCTGCACCTTTACGTTGGCTGCAGTTGTCGTCGCACTGCTTTTGCATATGTGGATCCGCCGCCTCATTCACCGGCCTTTGCGCAGTCTGGTCGATGCCTCGTCCCGACTTGCCAAGGGGGATTATAATGTGCGGGTGGAGCACGATCAGCATAATGAATTCCGGTTGCTTGGCGAGCATATGAACCGGGTGACCGATTCGCTCCACAAGCAAGTACAGCTCGAGCAGGAGTTGAAGCGAATGGGCGCCTTGAAGGTTGTGGGTGAGATGGCGGCGGCCATCAGCCATGAGATACGCAATCCGTTGACGACGGTCAAAGGATTTCTGCAGCTGCTCCGCAGCAAGCCGGAGCATGTGAAGGAGCATGTTTATTTCGACACGATGATGGAAGAAATCGAGCGTGCGAACTCCATCATTACGGAATACTTGACGTTGGCGCAGCACAAAGTCGTCGAATTCCGCAAGCAATCATTGAACGATGTTATCAGTCATATTTATCCGCTCGTGCAAGCGTCCGCGACAACAGATTGTCAGGAGATTCGGCTTGAGCTGAATCCGGTGCCTGATTTCGAGATGGATGAAAAAGAAATTCGCCAGCTGCTGCATAATCTGATTCGCAACGGGCTGGAGGCGATGGAAGCGAATCAGACGCTGACGGTTCGGACCTGGCATGATGACCATGCGATACATCTTGAGGTCGAAGATGAAGGGCCTGGCTTTGACGCGACGGTTTTGCAGTCGGCGGGGACTCCCTTCCTGACGACGAAAGCGGGCGGAACCGGCTTGGGGCTGTCCATCTGCTTCCGAATCGTAGATCGCCATCAGGGAAGCATGGAGATCTCTTCCGATCCGGGCAAAACACTTATACATATCCGTTTCCCACTTATTCCGGAGATCTCAGATCCTGCTCCGTGA
- a CDS encoding sensor histidine kinase gives MHYFIVVFLTMLILEAIFLIAVRSYYYDSISSHMSSHLSVTTSFYQQGNAGVNTQDRSWLPVLLKQYNMKKAEVQILSPQGEVLISSSYFRVDKPVATADFISAQSGTVGKWIGKQPGTGEAVMSIASPIYAKGDIVYIVRLVTSLDLVNARINSIVLLSVVIAIAVLIVVLIISIGLANSIVKPINEITSASAQMAKGRFDVRIKEEYQYEIGELARTLNFMAHEIVRSNQLKNDFVSSISHELRTPLTGIKGWSETLLSGQFEEEESKLGMNVILKETDRLIGLVEELLDFSKLQENKLQFNWSPVYLSGILEDTVLQVKMKAEQKQIHIEVRSRGGEQPISGDANRLKQVFLNLIDNAVKFSPNESVITVHSTWDENNVVVRIVDQGIGISKEHLAKVMDKFYQVNPSHGGTGLGLAITYELVKAHHGDMTIESKPDVGTTVIVTLPIHQPAASEPEEEKQ, from the coding sequence ATGCACTATTTTATCGTCGTGTTCTTGACGATGCTTATTTTGGAGGCGATATTTCTTATCGCTGTCCGTTCCTATTATTATGATTCGATTTCTAGCCATATGTCGTCTCATTTGAGTGTCACGACATCGTTCTACCAACAAGGCAATGCGGGGGTCAATACGCAAGACCGAAGCTGGCTCCCCGTGCTGCTGAAGCAGTACAATATGAAGAAGGCGGAAGTGCAGATTCTGAGTCCGCAAGGCGAGGTGCTGATATCGTCCAGCTACTTCCGGGTGGACAAGCCGGTCGCCACGGCCGACTTCATCAGTGCCCAGAGCGGGACGGTAGGGAAGTGGATCGGCAAGCAGCCGGGAACGGGAGAGGCGGTGATGTCGATCGCGTCTCCGATCTATGCGAAGGGAGATATCGTCTATATCGTCCGTCTGGTCACTTCGCTGGACTTGGTCAATGCGCGCATTAACAGCATCGTGCTGCTGTCTGTTGTCATTGCGATCGCAGTTCTCATCGTCGTGCTCATTATCAGCATCGGCCTGGCGAATTCCATCGTGAAGCCGATCAATGAGATTACGAGCGCCTCTGCCCAGATGGCGAAGGGACGATTCGATGTTCGGATCAAGGAAGAGTACCAGTATGAGATCGGCGAGCTGGCCCGGACGCTCAATTTCATGGCCCATGAGATCGTCCGCAGCAATCAGCTTAAGAATGACTTCGTCTCCTCGATCTCGCATGAGCTGCGCACGCCGCTAACCGGGATTAAGGGGTGGAGCGAGACGCTTCTCTCTGGACAGTTCGAGGAAGAAGAGAGCAAGCTGGGGATGAACGTCATCCTGAAGGAGACCGATCGGCTTATCGGGCTGGTCGAGGAACTGCTTGACTTCTCGAAGCTGCAGGAGAATAAGCTGCAATTCAATTGGTCGCCAGTCTATTTATCAGGCATATTGGAAGACACGGTTTTGCAGGTAAAAATGAAGGCCGAGCAGAAGCAGATTCATATTGAGGTTCGTTCCCGCGGCGGGGAGCAGCCTATCTCTGGCGATGCGAACCGGCTGAAGCAAGTCTTTCTCAATCTGATTGACAATGCGGTGAAGTTCTCTCCGAATGAATCAGTAATTACGGTCCATTCGACATGGGACGAGAACAACGTGGTCGTTCGCATCGTGGATCAGGGGATCGGCATCAGCAAGGAGCATTTGGCCAAAGTCATGGATAAGTTCTATCAGGTGAACCCGAGCCATGGCGGCACGGGATTGGGCTTAGCCATAACGTATGAGCTAGTGAAGGCGCATCATGGCGACATGACGATCGAGAGCAAGCCGGATGTGGGTACGACGGTGATTGTGACGCTGCCGATTCATCAGCCCGCCGCAAGCGAACCGGAGGAAGAGAAGCAGTAA
- a CDS encoding phosphonate ABC transporter ATP-binding protein: MIKVERLVKRYPPAPPILDRLSFELEPGEFVGVIGASGSGKSTLLKCIAMRESWTSGKYNVDGVNIFENQVNGKRKVMREFAYLEQNPVLNLNRKVLKNVLIGRFHQTPLWRMALGIVRSDDYMGAMDTLEMLGLLDKAHDQSSKLSGGERQRVAIARALVHGANVLLADEPVLGLDPKAAESVLETFRSLCQRERKIVIAVFHQAELAEKYATRIWGMKEGRIAVDVKGRRLLQSEKALIH, encoded by the coding sequence ATGATTAAAGTAGAACGTCTGGTCAAACGGTATCCGCCGGCCCCGCCTATCTTGGATCGATTGAGCTTCGAGCTCGAGCCTGGCGAATTCGTCGGCGTTATCGGTGCAAGCGGCAGCGGGAAATCGACGCTGCTCAAATGCATCGCGATGCGCGAGAGCTGGACGAGCGGCAAGTATAACGTCGATGGGGTTAATATTTTCGAGAATCAGGTCAACGGCAAGCGCAAGGTAATGCGCGAATTTGCTTACCTGGAACAGAATCCGGTCCTTAATCTGAATCGAAAAGTGCTGAAAAACGTGCTCATCGGCCGCTTCCATCAGACGCCGCTCTGGCGGATGGCTCTGGGCATTGTTCGATCAGACGATTATATGGGGGCGATGGACACGCTCGAGATGCTCGGCTTGCTGGACAAGGCGCATGACCAGTCGAGCAAGCTCAGCGGCGGGGAGCGCCAGCGTGTCGCCATTGCGCGTGCGCTCGTGCACGGGGCCAACGTTCTCTTGGCGGACGAGCCGGTGCTCGGGCTGGATCCGAAGGCCGCTGAGTCGGTGCTGGAGACATTCCGCAGCTTGTGCCAGCGGGAGCGGAAGATCGTGATCGCCGTCTTCCATCAGGCGGAGCTGGCCGAGAAATATGCGACCCGCATCTGGGGAATGAAGGAAGGGCGGATCGCGGTCGACGTGAAGGGGCGCCGCCTGCTCCAATCGGAGAAAGCGCTCATACATTAA
- a CDS encoding transporter substrate-binding domain-containing protein, with translation MKIVAVCSLLMAILVGCGAKGDSYDNIMSKKTLVVGVSADYPPFEFHKTINGKDEIVGFDIDLANEIAKDLGVELKVEDMKFESLIGALNTDKLDMVISGMDPTPDRAKAVDFSDPYYLAEAGVIVRAADKDKYKTPEDLKGMKIGIQKGSTFENVISQIPEAQPELLAKVSDLVLALESNRVEAVIVEKPVAKAYASNRPELEMSDAVLQPASDGYVIGFRKGSPKMVEAANKTIARLKSEGKLDEFITKATQMAEEQ, from the coding sequence ATGAAGATCGTAGCGGTATGTTCGCTATTAATGGCCATTCTGGTTGGCTGCGGAGCCAAAGGAGATAGTTACGACAATATTATGAGCAAGAAGACGCTCGTCGTCGGCGTCAGCGCCGATTATCCTCCATTCGAATTCCACAAGACGATAAACGGCAAGGATGAAATTGTCGGCTTCGACATCGACTTGGCGAACGAGATTGCGAAGGATCTGGGCGTTGAATTAAAGGTTGAAGATATGAAGTTCGAATCGCTAATCGGAGCTTTAAATACGGACAAGCTGGACATGGTTATCTCCGGTATGGATCCAACTCCGGATCGGGCCAAGGCGGTAGACTTCTCCGATCCATACTACCTGGCTGAGGCAGGTGTCATCGTGCGTGCCGCGGACAAGGACAAGTACAAGACGCCGGAAGATTTGAAAGGGATGAAGATCGGGATTCAGAAAGGCTCGACTTTCGAGAATGTCATTTCACAGATTCCGGAAGCGCAGCCTGAATTGCTTGCCAAGGTAAGTGATCTCGTCTTGGCGCTCGAGTCGAACCGGGTAGAAGCGGTCATCGTTGAGAAGCCGGTCGCGAAGGCTTATGCCTCGAACCGTCCTGAACTGGAGATGTCGGATGCGGTGCTGCAGCCGGCGAGCGATGGCTATGTCATCGGCTTCCGCAAAGGCAGTCCGAAGATGGTCGAAGCTGCGAACAAGACGATTGCCCGCCTGAAATCGGAGGGCAAGCTGGACGAGTTCATTACGAAGGCGACCCAGATGGCGGAAGAGCAATAA
- a CDS encoding DUF3298 and DUF4163 domain-containing protein, giving the protein MRTSTEADATSMYPLPVQVDTYVIRRPKLTVYVPQIRGRDGDEQAVSRMNKAIHRQAVRLIRMTGYGEAPDTEVTGSYEIKLNERHYISLTLLVYGYTDHAAHGMTYQAGMTMDVRNGRELKLADLFKPGAPYVKVLSEQVAAQIKARGIPVLEPFTEIRPDQDFYMTDKALVLFFGLYELAPYAYGFQYFPISIYTLQDIKAENGMIDALWY; this is encoded by the coding sequence ATGCGCACATCAACGGAAGCGGATGCCACATCAATGTACCCGCTGCCTGTTCAGGTGGATACGTATGTCATCCGCAGACCGAAGCTGACCGTCTATGTGCCTCAGATTCGCGGCCGTGACGGGGACGAACAAGCGGTATCCCGCATGAATAAGGCGATACACCGCCAGGCGGTCCGGCTCATTCGAATGACCGGCTACGGCGAAGCGCCGGACACGGAGGTAACGGGCTCCTACGAGATCAAGCTGAATGAGCGCCATTATATTAGCCTCACTCTCCTCGTATACGGATATACAGATCATGCTGCGCACGGGATGACCTATCAGGCCGGGATGACGATGGATGTCAGGAACGGGCGGGAGCTGAAGCTGGCGGATCTGTTCAAGCCGGGAGCCCCGTATGTGAAGGTGTTGTCGGAGCAGGTAGCCGCCCAGATTAAGGCACGCGGCATTCCCGTATTGGAGCCGTTCACCGAGATTCGGCCGGATCAAGATTTTTATATGACGGACAAAGCGCTTGTCCTGTTCTTCGGCCTGTATGAGCTGGCTCCATACGCATATGGTTTTCAATATTTTCCGATATCCATCTATACGTTGCAGGATATCAAGGCAGAGAATGGAATGATCGACGCGCTCTGGTACTAG
- a CDS encoding MFS transporter yields MQFFILIIVVTFTGLSQGMLLPLLTIFLERMGVPSDLNALNATALYVGVFAMMFAVERILLRVGYKRMLLGGLIVVTAAIVLFPLLHNIYVWFVLRMIVGLGDSALHYATQLWAVSVSPAHRRGRNISLYGMAYGLGFSFGPLGINLLRVHDSAPFLVMGALFLVVIGLVLFVLPNQPVEGLHEGARPEKRYARSYQWAWFALLPAFLYGYMEASMNSNFPIYALRIGLEEHWISYLLPFFGIGGLILQLPLGILSDKIDRKKVLMACGLTGGAGFLLVPFVGTSVWGILILFVLIGGLVGSFFSLGLAYAADILPKAYLPSANVIASVHFSLGSIIGPNLAGLGLQYVSMGSMFYLLGLWYIGFSLLGLIFKRQAKTLAS; encoded by the coding sequence ATGCAATTTTTCATTCTCATTATTGTTGTCACATTTACCGGGTTGAGTCAAGGGATGCTGCTCCCGCTCTTAACCATCTTCCTGGAGCGGATGGGCGTCCCTTCCGATCTGAATGCGCTGAATGCGACGGCGTTGTACGTCGGCGTCTTCGCCATGATGTTCGCCGTCGAACGGATCCTGCTCCGGGTGGGGTACAAGCGAATGCTTCTCGGCGGACTGATTGTCGTAACGGCAGCGATCGTACTGTTCCCGCTGCTGCACAACATCTATGTCTGGTTCGTACTCCGGATGATTGTCGGCCTGGGGGATAGCGCGCTGCATTACGCGACTCAGCTGTGGGCGGTCTCCGTTAGCCCGGCTCATCGGCGCGGACGGAATATTTCGCTGTACGGGATGGCCTACGGACTTGGCTTCAGCTTCGGTCCGCTCGGCATTAATCTGCTCCGCGTGCATGATTCCGCACCGTTCCTGGTGATGGGCGCGCTGTTCCTTGTCGTCATCGGGCTCGTCCTGTTCGTGCTGCCGAATCAGCCGGTGGAAGGCTTGCATGAGGGCGCTCGTCCCGAGAAGCGGTATGCCCGCTCTTATCAATGGGCGTGGTTCGCGCTGCTGCCGGCGTTTTTGTACGGCTATATGGAAGCATCGATGAACAGCAACTTCCCGATCTATGCGCTGCGCATCGGCCTGGAGGAGCACTGGATCTCGTACCTGCTGCCGTTCTTCGGCATCGGCGGCCTTATCCTGCAGCTTCCGCTCGGCATACTGAGCGACAAGATCGACCGCAAAAAGGTCTTGATGGCTTGCGGTCTGACCGGAGGAGCGGGATTCCTTCTCGTTCCGTTCGTCGGAACGAGCGTCTGGGGGATCTTGATTCTATTTGTGCTCATCGGCGGCTTGGTCGGCTCCTTTTTCTCGCTTGGCTTGGCCTATGCCGCGGATATTTTGCCGAAGGCTTATCTGCCCTCCGCCAATGTGATCGCATCCGTTCACTTCAGCCTGGGCAGCATTATCGGGCCGAACCTGGCCGGCTTGGGGCTGCAATATGTGTCCATGGGCAGTATGTTCTACCTGCTCGGCCTCTGGTACATCGGCTTCTCTCTGCTCGGCTTGATCTTCAAGCGGCAGGCAAAAACGCTTGCAAGTTAG